From Cygnus atratus isolate AKBS03 ecotype Queensland, Australia chromosome 1, CAtr_DNAZoo_HiC_assembly, whole genome shotgun sequence, the proteins below share one genomic window:
- the LOC118247636 gene encoding cystathionine beta-synthase-like: MAEMEMTKACLLMNSSCMGSQESKADSSWVLPNLPSKCTWTAATPANKSPHSCIPLSEETKILPNILKKIGCTPMVRVNKIGKSYGLKCELLAKCEYFNAGGSVKDRISLRMVEDAERAGIIKPGDTLIEPTSGNTGIGLALVAAVKGYRCIVVLPEKMSMEKVDILKALGVEIVRTPCTRFDAPESNIRVAWKLKSEIPNSHILDQYRNPSNPLAHYDTTAEEILEQCEGKVHMVVIGSGTGGTVTGVARKLKEKCPECKIIGVDPDGSIVALPSELNRTNNTTIEVEGIGHDFIPTVLDRSVVDQWYKCNDRDSFIMSRRLIREEGLLCGGSSGSAMSVAVRAAKDLKEGQRCVVILPDSVRNYMSKFVNDKWMIKNGFLNDVQEHKPWWWNIKVQKLNLSAPLILLPEVSCQKAIEILQEKGYDQAPVVAESGLILGMVTLSNTLTSVLAGNAQFSDPVTKVIYDQFSKIGLEDSLGKLSSILENDHFAIVVHKQMQFNGNGSSFMKQMVFGVVTAMDLLTFVSRNDKK, from the exons ATGGCAGAAATG GAGATGACCAAGGCCTGCCTGCTCATGAACAGCAGCTGTATGGGAAGtcaggaaagcaaagctgaCAGCTCATGGGTTCTTCCCAACTTGCCTAGTAAGTGCACGTGGACAGCTGCAACGCCTGCCAACAAGTCTCCACACTCCTGTATACCCTT gtcagaagaaacaaagatctTGCCCAACATCCTGAAGAAAATTGGCTGCACCCCAATGGTCCGAGTCAACAAGATTGGGAAGTCCTATGGGCTCAAGTGTGAGCTCT TGGCAAAATGCGAGTACTTCAACGCGGGGGGCAGCGTGAAGGACCGCATCAGCCTGAGGATGGTGGAAGATGCAGAGAGAGCGGGGATTATAAAGCCGGGAGACACGCTGATCGAGCCCACTTCGGGGAACACAG GAATCGGGCTGGCACTGGTAGCTGCAGTGAAAGGTTACCGCTGCATCGTCGTCTTGCCGGAGAAGATGAGCATGGAAAAG GTCGATATTCTGAAGGCGCTGGGTGTTGAAATTGTGAGGACCCCATGCACCCGCTTCGATGCCCCGGAGTCCAACATTCGTGTTGCCTGGAAGCTGAAAAGTGAAATCCCAAACTCTCACATTCTGGACCAG TACCGAAATCCAAGCAACCCCCTGGCTCATTACGACACCACCGCTGAGGAGATCCTGGAGCAGTGTGAAG GCAAGGTCCACATGGTGGTGATTGGATCTGGCACAGGAGGCACCGTCACCGGCGTTGCCAGGAAGCTGAAGGAGAAGTGCCCGGAGTGCAAA ATCATCGGCGTAGACCCCGACGGCTCCATTGTCGCTCTGCCCAGTGAGTTGAACAGGACGAACAACACAACCATAGAGGTGGAGGGCATTGGCCATGACTTTATCCCTACTGTCCTGGACAGATCT gTGGTTGATCAGTGGTATAAATGCAACGACAGAGACTCGTTCATCATGTCTCGCAGGCTGATTAGAGAGGAGGGATTATTGTGCG GCGGCAGCTCGGGCAGCGCCATGTCCGTCGCCGTGCGGGCTGCCAAGGACCTGAAGGAGGGTCAGCGCTGCGTCGTCATCCTGCCCGACTCTGTCAGGAACTACAT GTCCAAGTTCGTGAATGATAAGTGGATGATAAAAAACGGATTCCTAAACGACGTCCAGGAGCATAAGCCTTG GTGGTGGAACATCAAGGTGCAGAAACTGAATCTCTCAGCCCCTCTCATTCTTCTCCCAGAAGTCAGCTGTCAAAAGGCGATCGAAATCCTGCAGGAGAAGGGATATGACCAGGCTCCCGTCGTTGCTGAATCGGG ACTGATTTTGGGAATGGTGACCCTCAGCAACACCCTTACCTCGGTGCTGGCTGGAAACGCACAGTTCTCAGACCCCGTTACAAAAGTCATCTACGACCAGTTCTCAAAG ATTGGCCTGGAAGACAGCCTTGGGAAGCTTTCCAGCATCCTGGAGAATGACCACTTTGCTATCGTTGTGCACAAGCAAATGCAGT TTAATGGAAATGGCAGCTCCTTCATGAAGCAGATGGTGTTTGGTGTGGTCACTGCGATGGACCTCCTCACCTTTGTCAGCAGAAACGACAAGAAGTAG